The Carassius gibelio isolate Cgi1373 ecotype wild population from Czech Republic chromosome B12, carGib1.2-hapl.c, whole genome shotgun sequence genome has a segment encoding these proteins:
- the LOC127969285 gene encoding uncharacterized protein LOC127969285 produces MPTKRCYFHPDCRFTLFSLPRDGETTSQQGASSQELPTTSTLHEVGCQSDPIETETVATEIKPKMRSVGTQLSMGTLSSFHLRSKGIQATYYGHDVGTQTTDMFPDVQLSSTPVSGSVFRPSKRPRLVLDEEEESELNVEPTDSTYNPDSVVTEESELAIDPQPDHSDNKYIVFESCLRELFVSCPICKTKCVVQSRRRGTFVAFTQLCEKCNYYRQWQSQPIVGSTPLGNLLLSAATYFTGGSFKQLEKIFKAMKLQMMRFVTFRIHARNFIEPTIIHKWNQDQLNLIRQLQEGGNVAVAGDMRADTPGHSAKFGSYTIMHMETNKILDLQLVQSNEVGGSYHMEKEGLKRCLDKLESNGLAVDYIVTDRHPQIQKYLRDRNITQFYDVWHFEKGLSKKLDKLSKMKDCEVLKKWLHSIKNHVYWSAISSESGPEKVAKWNSLQNHIQNVHVHENHLFPKCEHPDKVSRDPKKWFQPGSIALHKVEKLLYNKRVLKDIEKLSHNFQTSSLEAFHSLILRFAPKNVIFPFIGMLCRLYLAAMHYNENANREQATTTEGQAVYKFVFPKSKKGECTAKPVKIEPTYNYVDDLMSLLLHKVFVDPKPYAEELHAIPIPPPLSSQYEKPSKEEVIAQHVSRFSRGVAGTQHTVPLDQETVGGSG; encoded by the exons ATGCCgacgaaacgctgttattttcatccggATTGCAGGTTCACTTTGTTCAGCCTTCCTAGGGACGGGGAA ACAACATCTCAGCAGGGTGCGAGTTCCCAAGAGCTCCCCACTACATCTACACTTCATGAAGTTGGATGTCAGTCAGACCCTATAGAGACCGAAACTGTAGCCACAGAGATAAAGCCGAAGATGCGATCAGTGGGCACACAACTTTCAATGGGTACATTGAGCAGTTTCCACTTAAGGAGCAAAG gcATTCAGGCAACATATTATGGTCATGATGTGGGCACCCAAACAACTGACATGTTTCCTGATGTGCAGCTGTCTTCAACACCAGTAAGTGGCTCAGTCTTCAGGCCCAGTAAGAGACCTCGTCTGGTGTTAGATGAGGAAGAAGAATCAGAATTAAATGTTGAACCCACTGATTCCACATATAACCCAGATTCTGTTGTCACTGAAGAATCAGAATTGGC GATAGATCCACAGCCCGACCACAGCGATAACAAATACATTGTTTTTGAAAGCTGTCTTCGAGAGCTATTTGTGTCCTGTCCAATTTGTAAGACAAAGTGTGTTGTCCAGAGCAGACGAAGGGGGACTTTTGTTGCATTCACCCAGCTTTGTGAAAAGTGTAACTACTACAGACAGTGGCAGAGCCAGCCCATTGTTGGGAGTACCCCACTTGGAAACCTGCTATTGTCTGCTGCAACGTATTTTACCGGTGGATCTTTTAAACAACTAGAGAag ATTTTCAAAGCCATGAAGCTCCAGATGATGCGTTTCGTAACTTTTAGGATTCATGCCAGGAATTTCATTGAGCCTACCATAATACACAAGTGGAACCAAGATCAACTGAATCTTATAAGACAGCTGCAAGAGGGAGGAAATGTTGCTGTGGCTGGAGATATGCGTGCTGACACGCCAG GACACTCAGCAAAATTTGGCAGCTACACCATTATGCACATGGAAACCAACAAAATTCTGGATCTTCAACTAGTTCAG AGCAATGAGGTTGGTGGAAGTTATCATATGGAAAAGGAGGGATTGAAGCGTTGTCTCGATAAGCTGGAGTCTAATGGTTTAGCTGTTGACTACATCGTCACCGATCGCCATCCGCAGATTCAGAAGTACCTGAGGGACCGCAATATCACTCAGTTCTATGACGTGTGGCACTTTGAGAAAG GTTTATCTAAGAAACTTGACAAACTTTCAAAAATGAAGGACTGCGAGGTGCTGAAAAAGTGGTTGCACAGCATCAAAAACCATGTTTACTGGAGTGCGATTTCCTCTGAGTCTGGGCCAGAAAAGGTGGCGAAGTGGAATTCACTGCAGAACCACATACAAAATGTACATGTTCATGAGAACCACCTCTTCCCCAAGTGTGAACACCCTGACAAAGTTTCCAGGGATCCAAAAAAATGGTTCCAACCAG GATCAATAGCGCTCCATAAAGTGGAAAAGCTATTATACAACAAGAGGGTTCTCAAGGATATAGAAAAGCTCAGCCACAACTTTCAGACGTCATCACTGGAGGCTTTCCACAGTCTGATTTTGCGTTTTGCCCCAAAGAACGTGATTTTCCCTTTCATAGGAATGTTGTGCAG GCTGTATCTTGCAGCAATGCACTATAATGAAAATGCTAACCGTGAGCAGGCAACAACAACTGAAGGACAGGCTGTGTATAAGTTCGTTTTTCCAAAGTCCAAAAAAGGGGAATGCACAGCAAAGCCAGTGAAAATAGAACCAACATACA ACTATGTCGATGACCTTATGAGCCTTCTGTTACATAAAGTCTTTGTGGACCCCAAGCCATATGCGGAAGAGCTGCATGCAATCCCCATTCCACCTCCTCTGTCATCACAGTATGAAAAACCTTCCAAAGAAGAGGTGATTGCCCAGCATGTGTCACGATTCAGTCGAGGGGTGGCCGGAACCCAACATACTGTCCCGCTGGATCAGGAAACTGTAGGCGGATCCGGTTAA